The Corvus cornix cornix isolate S_Up_H32 chromosome 26, ASM73873v5, whole genome shotgun sequence genome includes a region encoding these proteins:
- the EPS8L3 gene encoding LOW QUALITY PROTEIN: epidermal growth factor receptor kinase substrate 8-like protein 3 (The sequence of the model RefSeq protein was modified relative to this genomic sequence to represent the inferred CDS: inserted 1 base in 1 codon), translating to MGDPFGRWSNAPSRGEYDDRSPLRHSNSFVRLTGKSIYNQRKDYGQTVLKLQSDFQHHVEHLLTMHLERDLRSAEDCLRRLKGLEEQGRIWGQDVILEVKDQELVLRDVESKEELETFPLGSVQGCSTGLDNTVLAVSVQERNPPGTSVLLFQCERLGPHSYPTRKPVSPPRTPPRLSSPSSPPSPPPSPRSSPDRPQSPAPLYAAPERWAEPLEPDHHLPPQRGRPPQHGLRSSDYRAGGDAGDPVVSPGAPDPPQMLRNKRPPQVMSEVDRDVDVLNHVLGELELFMGQLRMTLGSASKKKKKQKKGRTHRYVKDPDPSQLLRLIFSSLSFVLDHCPSPGLAQAVEAPLLLPEALEFLEETLSDDDYGVWKSLGTAWNRSRAEYTQQRPGARVCPVFSDGWLPPVLEQEHHGALQDTPPPASVSPTHLRRPSLSLPPAQSPGTGWRDNPSQVPPLSAQGLVRALYDFQARNSQELSVRKGDTLQVLDQQRKWWLVQXRVGDRGHVPGNILEPLPEPGHDGGTAPGSPPTLQPNSSPAEVTAWLMDKGFSRITVRTLGVLRGHELLQMSPEDLRGVCPEEWRRVLFKLSPIRTSLGVRDPHLRTPTPSRDSRTLGPTLPPHPGAGLGVRDLHPRAPSSLPD from the exons ATGGGAGACCCCTTCGGCCGCTGGAGCAACGCCCCGTCACG GGGTGAATACGACGACAGGTCCCCGCTGCGACATTCCAACAGCTTCGTCCGCCTCACCGGGAAAAGCATCTACA ACCAGCGCAAGGACTATGGGCAGACCGTGCTAAAGCTCCAGAGCGATTTCCAGCACCACGTTGAG CACCTGCTCACGATGCACCTGGAGCGGGATCTCCGCAGCGCCGAGGATTGTCTGAGGCGCCTGAAGggcctggaggagcaggggcGGATCTGGGGGCAGGATGTCATCCTGGAAGTCAAGGACCAGGAGTTGGTGCTGAGAGATGTGGAGAGCAAG gaggagctggagactTTCCCGCTGGGAAGTGTGCAGGGATGCTCCACCGGGCTGGACAACACGGTGCTGGCCGTCAGCGTCCAGGAGAGGAACCCGCCGGGGACCAGCGTCCTGCTCTTCCAGTGCGAGCGGCTGGGG CCCCACTCCTACCCCACACGCAAACCCGTCTCCCCACCCCGTACCCCTCCCAGGCTCAGCTCACCCTcatctcccccctccccaccgcCCTCGCCCCGGAGCAGCCCGGACCGGCCGCAGAGCCCGGCCCCTCTGTACGCGGCCCCGGAGCGCTGGGCAGAGCCCCTCGAGCCCGACCACCACCTGCCCCCCCAGCGTGGGAGACCCCCCCAGCATGGGCTGCGCTCCTCGGACTACC gagcagggggCGATGCTGGGGACCCCGTGGTGTCACCAGGTGCGCCGGACCCCCCGCAGATGCTGCGGAACAAACGCCCCCCCCAGGTTATGTCCGAGGTGGACCGAGATGTT GATGTTCTCAACCACGTCCTGGGGGAGCTGGAGCTCTTCATGGGCCAGCTGAGGATGACCCTGGGCTCGGCcagcaagaagaagaagaagcagaagaag GGACGGACCCACCGCTACGTGAAGGACCCCGacccctcccagctgctgcgcctcattttctcatctctgtCCTTC GTCCTGGAccactgccccagccccgggctGGCCCAGGCGGTGGAGGCtccgctgctgctgccggagGCACTGGAATTCCTTGAGGAGACCCTGAGCGATGACGACTACGGCGTCTGGAAAAGCCTCGGCACTGCCTGGAACAGGTCCAG GGCCGAGTACACCCAACAGCGCCCGGGTGCCCGCGTATGTCCGGTTTTTTCGGACGGGTGGCTGCCccccgtgctggagcaggaacaCCACGGGGCCCTCCAGGACACCCCACcgcctgcctcagtttccccaacTCACTTGCGACgcccttccctgtccctgccccccGCACAGTCACCAGGCACCGGCTGGAGGGACAATCCCAGCCAAGT ACCCCCCCTCTCTGCCCAGGGGCTCGTCCGAGCCCTGTACGATTTCCAGGCCAGGAATTCGCAGGAGCTGAGCGTCAGGAAGGGGGACACGCTGCAG GTCCTGGACCAGCAGAGGAAGTGGTGGCTGGTGC GACGAGTGGGGGACAGGGGGCACGTCCCTGGCAACATCCTGGAGCCCCTCCCGGAGCCGGGGCACGACGGGGGCACGGCGCCAGGCAG TCCCCCCACCCTGCAACCCAACTCCTCGCCGGCGGAGGTGACAGCCTGGCTGATGGACAAGGGCTTCTCGCGAAT cACGGTGCGGACTTTGGGGGTGCTGCGGGGGCACGAGCTGCTGCAGATGAGCCCGGAGGACCTGCGAGGTGTCTGTCCCGAGGAGTGGCGGAGGGTCCTCTTCAAGCTGTCCCCCATCAGGACATCCCTGGGGGTGAGAGACCCCCACCTCCGTACCCCCACCCCATCTCGGGACTCTCGGACCCTCGGCCCCACGCTCCCTCCCCATCCCGGGGCTGGCCTTGGGGTGAGGGACCTCCACCCCCGCGCCCCCTCCTCACTCCCGGACTGA
- the LOC104692563 gene encoding glutathione S-transferase Mu 1-like → MAVLGYWDIRGLAHAIRLLLEYTETPYEDKLYSCGEAPDYDKSQWINEKEKLGLDFPNLPYFIDGPTKLTQSNAILRYIARKHNMCGETEEETLRVDMLENQIMDFRMSLVMVCYNPDFEKLKPGYLEQLPGKLKLFSNFLGDRKWFAGEKLTFVDFLMFDVLDQNRIFEPKCLEAFKNLKDFMDRFGALEKVAAYMKSSRFQKMPINNKMAKWGNKKL, encoded by the exons aTGGCGGTGTTGGGCTACTGGGACATCCGCGGC CTTGCCCACGCCATCCGCCTGCTCCTGGAGTACACGGAGACGCCCTACGAGGACAAGCTCTACAGCTGTGGGGAGG ctcccGACTACGATAAGAGCCAATGGATCAACGAGAAGGAGAAGCTGGGGCTTGACTTCCCCAAT CTGCCCTACTTCATCGATGGCCCCACCAAGCTGACGCAGAGCAACGCGATCCTGCGCTACATCGCCCGCAAGCACAACATGT GTGGTGAGACAGAGGAGGAGACCCTGCGCGTGGACATGCTGGAGAACCAGATCATGGACTTCCGCATGAGCCTGGTCATGGTCTGCTACAATCCTGACTTT gAGAAGCTCAAGCCAGGCtacctggagcagctcccggGGAAGCTGAAGCTCTTCTCCAACTTCCTGGGCGACAGAAAGTGGTTTGCGGGGGAGAAG CTGACCTTCGTAGACTTCCTCATGTTCGACGTGCTGGACCAGAACCGCATCTTTGAGCCCAAGTGCCTGGAGGCCTTCAAGAACCTCAAGGACTTCATGGACCGCTTTGGG gCTCTGGAGAAGGTGGCTGCCTACATGAAGTCCAGCCGTTTCCAGAAGATGCCCATCAATAACAAGATGGCCAAGTGGGGCAACAAGAAGTTGtag
- the LOC104692439 gene encoding LOW QUALITY PROTEIN: glutathione S-transferase 2-like (The sequence of the model RefSeq protein was modified relative to this genomic sequence to represent the inferred CDS: inserted 2 bases in 1 codon), producing the protein MVVTLGYWDIRGLAHAIRLLLEYTETPYQERQYRPGPAPDYDPSDWTNEKEKLGLDFPNLPYLIDGPTKLTQSNAILRYIARKHNMCGETEXEKQRVDLLENQLMDLRMNFVRLCYNPDFEKLKPAYLEQLPKKLQELSRFLGSRPWFAGQKLTFVDFLAYDVLDQHRMFVPECPELKGNLAQFLQRFEALEKVSAYMRSGRFMKTPIFWRTAKWCNTKE; encoded by the exons ATGGTGGTCACACTGGGGTACTGGGACATCCGTGGG CTGGCCCACGCTATCCGCCTGCTGCTGGAGTACACCGAGACCCCCTACCAGGAGCGCCAGTACCGCCCTGGCCCAG cccctgacTATGACCCGAGCGACTGGACCAACGAGAAGGAGAAACTGGGGCTCGACTTCCCCAAT CTCCCGTATCTCATCGACGGCCCCACCAAGCTGACGCAGAGCAACGCGATCCTGCGCTACATCGCCCGCAAGCACAACATGT GTGGTGAGACGGA GGAGAAGCAGCGCGTGGACCTGCTGGAAAACCAGCTCATGGATTTGAGGATGAACTTTGTCCGGCTCTGCTACAACCCCGATTTT GAGAAGCTGAAGCCGGCGtacctggagcagctgcccaagaagctgcaggagctgtcGCGGTTCCTGGGCTCCCGGCCCTGGTTTGCAGGGCAGAAG CTCACCTTCGTGGACTTCCTGGCGTACGACGTGCTGGACCAGCACCGCATGTTCGTGCCCGAGTGTCCGGAGCTGAAGGGAAACCTGGCCCAGTTCCTGCAGCGCTTCGAG GCCCTGGAGAAGGTCTCTGCCTACATGCGCTCAGGGCGCTTCATGAAAACCCCGATTTTCTGGCGCACGGCGAAGTGGTGCAACACCAAGGAGTGA